In a single window of the Anguilla rostrata isolate EN2019 chromosome 6, ASM1855537v3, whole genome shotgun sequence genome:
- the LOC135257092 gene encoding protein c-Fos-like isoform X1, whose amino-acid sequence MFQNLSPDYDSSSRCSTASPAGDTLTYNQRSPNDSFSGTSASPMESTQQECSEMDASESPFVPTVTAISTTPDLQWMVQPTMITSIAQSHKALSSVQATHKAVRGRGQSTVRKTKNEQLSPEEEERKKIRRERNKIAAAKCRNRRKELTDTLQTETDKLEEEKAALQADIASLLKERERLELILAAHKPACRIADDPEGEFREPLGSPQLLSVLEDGKLPEGSTLEATSLQELDGSSVPPTTAISGNSNILLCSSVAASASDLEPTLDLKEEPLDNLLPSLGKVSMETARSVPDVDLSGSLGATDWETLYKSVSNDLEPLSTPVLTSTPSCTSYLSLFSFTYPEFDSSGNEDESCRSGEDRTDLVIDILNSPTLLAL is encoded by the exons atgtttcaaaactTAAGCCCCGATTACGACTCATCTTCTCGCTGCAGTACTGCATCTCCTGCCGGGGACACCCTCACGTACAATCAGCGGTCTCCAAATGATTCGTTTTCTGGCACCTCCGCTTCACCGATGGAGAGTACGCAGCAG GAATGTTCTGAAATGGATGCATCCGAGTCTCCCTTTGTTCCAACGGTGACTGCAATTTCAACTACCCCTGACTTGCAGTGGATGGTCCAGCCAACCATGATCACATCCATCGCACAATCCCATAAAGCACTGAGCTCCGTGCAAGCAACTCACAAAGCAGTCAGAGGCAGAGGACAGAGCACTGTCAGGAAGACAAAGAACGAGCAG cTCTCtccagaagaggaagagaggaagaagatCAGGAGGGAGAGGAATAAAATAGCTGCGGCAAAGTGTCGCAACAGAAGGAAGGAGCTCACCGACACGCTGCAAACT GAAACAGACAAGCTGGAAGAAGAAAAGGCAGCTCTGCAGGCAGACATTGCTAGCctcctgaaagagagagagaggctggagcTCATCTTGGCTGCCCACAAGCCAGCCTGCAGAATTGCTGATGATCCAGAGGGTGAATTCAGGGAACCTTTGGGGTCCCCCCAGCTCCTTTCTGTCCTAGAGGATGGCAAGCTCCCAGAGGGCAGCACATTGGAAGCAACATCACTACAAGAGCTAGATGGATCCAGCGTCCCCCCGACCACTGCCATCTCCGGAAACTCCAACATCCTCTTGTGTTCTAGTGTGGCTGCAAGCGCCAGTGACCTAGAGCCTACCCTTGACCTGAAAGAAGAGCCCCTGGACAATCTGCTTCCGAGCCTGGGGAaggtctccatggagacagcACGGTCTGTTCCAGATGTGGACTTGAGTGGGTCCTTGGGGGCCACGGATTGGGAGACCCTCTACAAATCTGTGTCCAATGACCTGGAGCCTCTGAGCACTCCTGTTTTGACTTCTACCCCCTCCTGCACCAGCTACTTGTCACTGTTCTCGTTCACCTACCCTGAGTTTGACTCTTCTGGCAATGAGGATGAAAGCTGCAGAAGTGGAGAGGACAGAACCGATCTGGTGATAGATATTCTCAATTCTCCCACCCTCTTGGCTTTGTAA
- the LOC135257093 gene encoding protein c-Fos-like, with translation MMYTGFGSECDSTSRCSTASPAGEMLTYYPSPAGSYSSMGSPVTQCQDFTDLTVSNTSFIPTVTAISTSADLQWMIQPTNLISSVAPSYTSASTYSAQRSTTFTSAGTKGLNTRKRGNGEQLSPEEDDKKRLRRERNKMAAAKCRNRRRELTDTLQAETDVLEDEKSALKTEIANLMKEREKLEFILMAHRPVCKIPSDLEAGFPETSISPAHSISSELSSPKLEASVSPRPSTFSADSALEVNPNSTVKLSDLNNSLEESLDLLRPLRKITVETVRSVPDMDLSGSFCTQDWEPLYTPTTNDLEPLCTPVVTCTPACTTYTSSFVFTYSDADALPTCGVAHRRESSSNDQSSDSLSSPTLLAL, from the exons ATGATGTACACAGGCTTCGGTTCAGAGTGCGACTCAACTTCCCGCTGCAGTACCGCCTCCCCGGCTGGCGAAATGCTCACTTATTACCCGTCTCCAGCCGGCTCGTATTCCAGTATGGGTTCCCCTGTCACCCAATGTCAG GATTTCACAGATCTGACAGTTTCAAACACATCTTTCATCCCGACTGTCACGGCGATCTCTACAAGTGCGGATTTGCAGTGGATGATCCAGCCGACAAATCTTATTTCGTCTGTGGCCCCTTCTTATACCAGTGCCAGCACATACAGTGCCCAGAGATCGACAACGTTCACAAGTGCTGGAACCAAGGGCTTGAACACTCGCAAAAGAGGCAACGGGGAGCAG CTTTCTCCTGAGGAGGATGATAAGAAAAGGCTTCGCAGAGAGAGGAACAAGATGGCAGCAGCAAAATGTCGTAACCGGAGAAGAGAACTCACTGACACTTTGCAAGCt GAAACTGATGTGCTGGAGGATGAGAAATCAGCTCTGAAGACTGAAATTGCAAATCTcatgaaggagagggagaagctgGAGTTCATCCTTATGGCTCACAGGCCTGTCTGTAAGATCCCCTCAGATCTGGAGGCCGGCTTCCCAGAGACCTCCATCTCCCCTGCTCACAGCATCTCCAGTGAGCTCAGCTCCCCCAAGCTAGAGGCATCAGTCTCACCCAGACCTTCCACCTTCTCTGCCGACTCTGCCTTAGAGGTAAACCCAAACTCTACAGTGAAGCTGTCTGACCTGAACAACTCCCTGGAGGAGTCGCTAGACCTGCTGAGACCCCTGAGAAAGATCACCGTGGAGACAGTGCGGTCTGTCCCCGACATGGACTTGTCCGGCTCATTCTGCACTCAGGACTGGGAGCCCCTCtacacacccaccaccaatgaTCTTGAGCCCCTCTGCACCCCAGTGGTGACATGCACCCCTGCATGCACAACATACACGTCTTCCTTTGTGTTCACCTACTCAGATGCTGATGCTCTCCCAACCTGTGGGGTGGCTCACAGGAGAGAAAGTAGTAGCAATGACCAGTCCTCAGATTCCCTCAGCTCACCCACATTGCTGGccttgtga
- the LOC135257092 gene encoding protein c-Fos-like isoform X2, whose product MDASESPFVPTVTAISTTPDLQWMVQPTMITSIAQSHKALSSVQATHKAVRGRGQSTVRKTKNEQLSPEEEERKKIRRERNKIAAAKCRNRRKELTDTLQTETDKLEEEKAALQADIASLLKERERLELILAAHKPACRIADDPEGEFREPLGSPQLLSVLEDGKLPEGSTLEATSLQELDGSSVPPTTAISGNSNILLCSSVAASASDLEPTLDLKEEPLDNLLPSLGKVSMETARSVPDVDLSGSLGATDWETLYKSVSNDLEPLSTPVLTSTPSCTSYLSLFSFTYPEFDSSGNEDESCRSGEDRTDLVIDILNSPTLLAL is encoded by the exons ATGGATGCATCCGAGTCTCCCTTTGTTCCAACGGTGACTGCAATTTCAACTACCCCTGACTTGCAGTGGATGGTCCAGCCAACCATGATCACATCCATCGCACAATCCCATAAAGCACTGAGCTCCGTGCAAGCAACTCACAAAGCAGTCAGAGGCAGAGGACAGAGCACTGTCAGGAAGACAAAGAACGAGCAG cTCTCtccagaagaggaagagaggaagaagatCAGGAGGGAGAGGAATAAAATAGCTGCGGCAAAGTGTCGCAACAGAAGGAAGGAGCTCACCGACACGCTGCAAACT GAAACAGACAAGCTGGAAGAAGAAAAGGCAGCTCTGCAGGCAGACATTGCTAGCctcctgaaagagagagagaggctggagcTCATCTTGGCTGCCCACAAGCCAGCCTGCAGAATTGCTGATGATCCAGAGGGTGAATTCAGGGAACCTTTGGGGTCCCCCCAGCTCCTTTCTGTCCTAGAGGATGGCAAGCTCCCAGAGGGCAGCACATTGGAAGCAACATCACTACAAGAGCTAGATGGATCCAGCGTCCCCCCGACCACTGCCATCTCCGGAAACTCCAACATCCTCTTGTGTTCTAGTGTGGCTGCAAGCGCCAGTGACCTAGAGCCTACCCTTGACCTGAAAGAAGAGCCCCTGGACAATCTGCTTCCGAGCCTGGGGAaggtctccatggagacagcACGGTCTGTTCCAGATGTGGACTTGAGTGGGTCCTTGGGGGCCACGGATTGGGAGACCCTCTACAAATCTGTGTCCAATGACCTGGAGCCTCTGAGCACTCCTGTTTTGACTTCTACCCCCTCCTGCACCAGCTACTTGTCACTGTTCTCGTTCACCTACCCTGAGTTTGACTCTTCTGGCAATGAGGATGAAAGCTGCAGAAGTGGAGAGGACAGAACCGATCTGGTGATAGATATTCTCAATTCTCCCACCCTCTTGGCTTTGTAA